The Felis catus isolate Fca126 chromosome X, F.catus_Fca126_mat1.0, whole genome shotgun sequence genome includes a region encoding these proteins:
- the LOC111558718 gene encoding PWWP domain-containing DNA repair factor 3B-like, with translation MAAEYILCNWKGHIWPAKVLSRSGISPKYMRKRALSLEVQILSVGKKIKVKSTDIKLLNESQIESVTSMLVAQSKASVPPGQKVAYRNALKVALEILNKRANFGPARASDGLETTTPSQRGPQMQARKKYRKPKGTLLRSLRKRKNLKSLLVCSQNKNTPDSGRSQAHTTIMHTLRERRAKSSRSCSMSSKFPSLSEDDRKTGGRPHAHTMATHTLRERRAKSSRSCSVCSKFSSLSEDVHKTGGRPHVHTTVTRTLRERRAKSSRSCSVCSKFPSPSEDDHKTGGRPHAHTTVTRTLRERRAKSSRSCSVCSKFSSLSEHDHKTGGQPHVHTTVTRTLKERRAKSSRSCSVSSKFSSLSEDVHKTGGRPHMHTTVTRTLRERRAKSSRSCSVCSKFPSLSEDDHKTGGRPHAHTTVTRTLRERRAKSSRSCSVCSKFPSPSEDDHKTGGRPHVHTTVTRTVRERQAKSSRSCSVCSKFPSLSEDDHKTGGRPHVHTTVTRTLRERRAKSSRSCSVCSKFPSLSEDDHKTGGRPHAHTTVTRTLRERRAKSSRSCSVCSKFSSLSEHDHKTGGQPHAHATVTCTLKERRAKSSRSCSVSSKFPSLSEDDHKTGGKGNRDTSRGMSLHRTVKEKGTSAKDGGILPPLSPSFNLTLPKAHKEEAHDTYPRTLAVSSESSAFLGNVEDHGEVAWKPGLEGAAASSSAPKQRRCYSLGLANRKRKLQVTEFEKGLQELQPSVNSKAINPTTPIKKNANKEMGQVASMGFPQEPCPIEGGMMVWFKFQDHPFWPAVVKSVSQTEQTARVLLVEANMHCEMSGIRVPLRRLKHLDCKEKEKLIKRARKLYEQSVNWCFSLIAHYRESLRRGSFAGSFLDYYAADISYPIRKAIQDRDLEIDFPKVNYADLEDSEEETSLDGKRPCKKILPDRMKAAQDRANQKLVDFIVKTKGADHHLLDIVQGRKQSRWLVSFRNSSRYVICVETYLEDEDQLDVVVRHLQEIYKQIDKKTLNLVRDDKVSFVLEVLLPEAIICSIAALDGLDYKEAEKKYLQGPPVHYREKELFDKNILKKIRKR, from the coding sequence ATGGCTGCTGAGTATATCCTATGCAATTGGAAAGGCCACATTTGGCCAGCAAAGGTTTTGTCCAGATCTGGGATCTCAccaaaatatatgaggaaaaGAGCACTTTCTCTAGAAGTTCAAATACTCTCAgtaggtaaaaaaattaaagtgaaaagcACAGACATAAAGCTCCTAAATGAGTCTCAAATTGAATCCGTTACCTCTATGCTTGTGGCCCAGTCAAAGGCCAGTGTTCCACCAGGACAGAAAGTGGCCTACAGAAATGCTCTTAAAGTGGCACTGGAGATCCTGAATAAGAGAGCAAATTTCGGTCCAGCAAGAGCATCAGATGGTCTAGAGACCACTACACCATCTCAAAGGGGACCACAAATGCAAGCTCGTAAAAAGTACCGGAAGCCTAAAGGTACCTTACTGAGGAgtcttaggaaaagaaaaaacctcaaaTCGCTGCTGGTGTGTTCACAGAATAAAAACACCCCAGACAGTGGCCGATCACAGGCGCACACAACCATCATGCATACACTAAGGGAAAGGCGAGCAAAGTCCTCGCGAAGCTGCAGCATGTCCTCAAAGTTCCCATCACTTTCGGAAGATGATCGTAAGACAGGAGGCcgaccacacgcacacacaatggCCACGCATACTCTAAGGGAAAGGCGAGCAAAGTCCTCGCGAAGCTGCAGCGTGTGCTCAAAGTTCTCATCACTTTCGGAAGATGTTCATAAGACAGGAGGCCGACCACACGTGCACACAACGGTCACGCGCACTCTAAGGGAAAGGCGAGCAAAGTCCTCGCGAAGCTGCAGCGTGTGCTCAAAGTTTCCATCACCTTCAGAAGATGATCATAAGACAGGAGGCCGACCACACGCGCACACAACGGTCACGCGTACACTAAGGGAAAGGCGAGCAAAGTCCTCGCGAAGCTGCAGCGTGTGCTCAAAGTTCTCATCACTTTCAGAACATGATCATAAGACAGGAGGTCAACCACACGTGCACACAACGGTCACACGCACTCTAAAGGAAAGGCGAGCAAAGTCCTCGCGAAGCTGCAGCGTGTCCTCAAAGTTCTCATCACTTTCGGAAGATGTTCATAAGACAGGAGGCcgaccacacatgcacacaacggTCACGCGCACTCTAAGGGAAAGGCGAGCAAAGTCCTCGCGAAGCTGCAGCGTGTGCTCAAAGTTTCCATCACTTTCAGAAGATGATCATAAGACAGGAGGCCGACCACACGCGCACACAACGGTCACGCGTACACTAAGGGAAAGGCGAGCAAAGTCCTCGCGAAGCTGCAGCGTGTGCTCAAAGTTTCCATCACCTTCAGAAGATGATCATAAGACAGGAGGCCGACCACACGTGCACACAACGGTCACACGCACTGTAAGGGAAAGGCAAGCAAAGTCCTCGCGAAGCTGCAGCGTGTGCTCAAAGTTTCCATCACTTTCAGAAGATGATCATAAGACAGGAGGCCGACCACACGTGCACACAACGGTCACGCGTACACTAAGGGAAAGGCGAGCAAAGTCCTCGCGAAGCTGCAGCGTGTGCTCAAAGTTTCCATCGCTTTCAGAAGATGATCATAAGACAGGAGGCCGACCACACGCGCACACAACGGTCACGCGTACACTAAGGGAAAGGCGAGCAAAGTCCTCGCGAAGCTGCAGCGTGTGCTCAAAGTTCTCATCACTTTCAGAACATGATCATAAGACAGGAGGTCAACCACACGCACACGCAACGGTCACGTGTACTCTAAAGGAAAGGCGAGCAAAGTCCTCGCGAAGCTGCAGTGTGTCCTCAAAGTTCCCATCACTTTCAGAAGATGATCATAAGACAGGAGGCAAAGGAAATAGGGACACATCAAGAGGTATGTCTTTGCATCGCACAGTCAAAGAGAAGGGTACAAGTGCTAAAGATGGAGGCATCCTTCCACCTTTGTCACCAAGCTTCAACCTCACTTTGCCCAAAGCTCACAAAGAAGAGGCACATGACACCTACCCAAGGACCCTGGCTGTCTCCTCTGAAAGCTCTGCCTTCTTGGGGAATGTTGAGGACCATGGAGAGGTTGCCTGGAAGCCAGGCTTGGAAGGTGCAGCAGCATCCTCCAGTGCCCCTAAACAGAGGCGGTGTTATTCACTCGGTCTGGCAAATAGAAAAAGGAAGCTGCAGGTGACAGAGTTTGAGAAAGGGCTGCAAGAACTTCAACCTTCAGTCAACTCAAAGGCTATTAACCCCACCACCCCTATTAAAAAGAATGCCAACAAAGAAATGGGACAAGTGGCAAGCATGGGTTTTCCACAAGAGCCTTGTCCCATTGAAGGAGGAATGATGGTCTGGTTCAAATTTCAGGATCACCCATTTTGGCCTGCAGTAGTAAAGAGTGTCAGCCAAACAGAGCAGACTGCAAGGGTGCTTTTGGTTGAGGCAAACATGCACTGTGAAATGAGTGGCATTCGAGTTCCTCTTCGAAGATTAAAGCACCTGGAttgtaaagagaaagaaaaactaataaagaGAGCCAGGAAATTGTACGAGCAAAGTGTGAACTGGTGCTTCTCCCTGATTGCCCACTACAGAGAAAGCCTCAGGCGAGGTTCTTTTGCAGGCAGTTTCCTGGACTATTATGCTGCTGACATCAGTTACCCAATTAGGAAAGCCATCCAAGACAGGGATCTGGAGATTGATTTCCCAAAGGTGAATTATGCCGACCTGGAAGATTCTGAGGAGGAGACCTCCCTGGACGGGAAGAGGCCCTGCAAGAAAATTCTCCCTGACCGGATGAAGGCTGCTCAGGACCGAGCCAACCAGAAGCTAGTGGACTTCATCGTGAAAACAAAGGGGGCCGATCACCATCTTCTGGACATTGTCCAAGGCAGGAAACAGTCCAGGTGGCTGGTATCATTTAGGAATTCGAGCAGGTACGTGATCTGCGTTGAAACATACCTGGAGGACGAAGACCAGTTGGATGTGGTGGTAAGACATTTACAAGAAATCTACAAACAAATAGACAAGAAAACGCTGAATCTGGTAAGGGATGACAAAGTGAGTTTTGTTCTGGAAGTTCTTCTGCCAGAAGCAATCATTTGTTCAATTGCTGCACTTGATGGATTGGATTacaaggaggcagaaaaaaagtACCTACAGGGGCCACCTGTGCATTACCGGGAAAAAGAGCTATTTGATAAAAATAtcctaaagaaaataagaaagagataA
- the LOC111558739 gene encoding synaptonemal complex protein 3-like encodes MAPPRRKRLRRAAKAPVEAPAMAANDFWGQERRDLSGPEAVPEGNNPVPDKPGENSPSAGTFEDDVGNEVQKMQERLGVDIKQPLLTKRKMFEMGTKASIKTTNETSEHVWKLQQEQRQNLHLKYSQQFLTLFWEWNVDMQKAQKQQEKLASMFQEQRKVLQQARAVQNQRLQKIKNLYVQFLESMQDLEKDHERLLTDEQSAVREEMTKLQNKIMMEVQQQELAIVEKYLQSLLF; translated from the exons ATGGCGCCACCTCGGAGGAAGCGCCTGAGGAGAGCTGCGAAGGCCCCGGTGGAGGCTCCGGCTATGGCAGCCAATGACTTTTGGGGACAAGAGAGAAGAGACCTGAGTGGGCCGGAGGCTGTTCCTGAAG GAAACAATCCAGTACCGGATAAGCCCGGGGAGAACAGTCCTTCTGCAGGAACATTTGAGGACGATGTGGG GAATGAAGTACAGAAGATGCAGGAAAGGCTTGGAG TTGACATTAAACAGCCTCTtctcacaaagagaaaaatgttcgAAATGGGTACAAAAGCTTCTATCAAAACCACTAACGAAACAAGTGAGCATGTTTGGAAACTACAACAAGAACAAAG GCAGAATCTTCATCTCAAATATTCTCAGCAGTTTCTGACTTTGTTTTGGGAGTGGAATGTAGACAtgcagaaagcccagaaacaacaagaaaaactagCC aGTATGTTTCAAGAGCAACGAAAGGTTCTTCAACAAGCTAGAGCTGTTCAGAATCAGAgactgcaaaaaattaaaaatttatatgtgcAATTCTTAGAG AGTATGCAGGACTTAGAGAAGGACCATGAACGTCTTCTTACTGATGAACAAAGtgcagttagagaagaaatgacCAAGTTGCAAAACAAAATTATGATGGAAGTT CAACAGCAAGAGCTGGCAATTGTTGAAAAGTATCTTCAATCCCTGTTATTCTGA